From a single Gemmatimonadota bacterium genomic region:
- a CDS encoding thioredoxin family protein, with amino-acid sequence MLLPTPDAELGWQAADFTLKDPDGLSYTMSEEMGENGLLIAFICNHCPYVKAVVDRLSADAKVLQSEGIGVLAVMPNDYGAYPTDAPPLMKKFAEAHDFSFPYVVDEDQSVAKAYGAVCTPDFFGLNRDGVLQFRGRLDDARMSDATDRTPELVNAMRQIAKTGVGPEGQIPSMGCSIKWR; translated from the coding sequence GTGTTGCTTCCAACCCCCGACGCCGAGCTCGGCTGGCAGGCCGCCGACTTCACGCTGAAGGACCCGGACGGCCTGAGCTACACGATGTCCGAGGAGATGGGCGAGAACGGGCTGCTGATCGCGTTCATCTGCAACCACTGCCCGTACGTGAAAGCGGTCGTCGATCGTCTATCGGCCGACGCCAAGGTCCTCCAGTCAGAGGGCATCGGCGTGCTGGCGGTTATGCCGAATGACTACGGCGCGTATCCCACCGACGCGCCTCCGCTGATGAAGAAGTTCGCCGAGGCGCACGACTTCTCGTTCCCGTACGTGGTCGACGAGGACCAGTCGGTGGCGAAGGCCTACGGCGCGGTGTGTACGCCCGACTTCTTCGGCCTCAACAGGGACGGCGTGCTCCAGTTCCGAGGCCGCCTGGACGACGCGCGCATGTCAGACGCGACCGACCGGACCCCCGAGCTCGTCAACGCGATGAGGCAGATCGCCAAGACCGGGGTTGGGCCGGAGGGTCAGATTCCGAGCATGGGGTGTTCGATCAAGTGGCGGTGA